A genome region from Oncorhynchus masou masou isolate Uvic2021 chromosome 14, UVic_Omas_1.1, whole genome shotgun sequence includes the following:
- the LOC135553981 gene encoding MBT domain-containing protein 1-like isoform X2, whose amino-acid sequence MENARDTAERTVRSERKRRDSFGMFDGYDSCSEDSSSSSSSEDSDEEVPSLPASLPIIKTNGQVYTYPDGKAGMATCEMCGMVGVRDAFYSKTKRFCSVSCSRSYSSNSKKASILARLQGKPPTKKAKVLQKQPLMAKLAAYAQYQANQQNQVKSKTVIPVKGFDWGRYIGTGDINGAPVSCFKHVPMGTSWGDLAEGVRVEVPNTDSSLPMKVYWIAGVIKLAGFKALLRYEGFDGDSGRDFWCNICVPDIHPVGWCAAGGKPLVPPKSIQHKCTNWKAFLVKCLTGAKTLPIDFSTKVQQSMQFPFKKLMRVEVVDKTHLCRTRVALVEQVIGGRLRLVYEECEDGSDDFWCHMYSPLIHSIGWSRGIGHRFKRSDVSKKLDGQVDAPGQLFAKVKDVDQSGEWFKDGMKLEAIDPLNLSAICVATVRKVLADGYLMIGIDGSEAADGSDWFCYHSTSPSIFPAGFCEINTIELTPPRGYTKLPFRWFDYLRETGSVAAPVKLFNKEVPNHGFRPGMKLEAVDLMEPRLVCVATVTRIVHRLLRIHFDGWEDEYDQWVDCESPDLYPVGWCQLTGYQLQPPAVLASRELPPSVTKQKKKSQQYKGQKKRQSCTRHGSSRFLLCGHLYSHQHRALKPSQNSPTPD is encoded by the exons ATGGAAAACGCAAGAGATACG GCTGAACGGACTGTTCGTTCAGAAAGGAAGAGGCGGGACTCGTTTGGGATGTTCGATGGCTATGACAGCTGCAGTGAGGATTCCAGCAGTAGCTCGAGCTCAGAGGACAGTGATGAAGaggttccctccctccctgccagcCTGCCCATCATCAAGACCAATGGCCAGGTCTACACCTACCCCGATGGGAAGGCAGGAATGG CCACCTGTGAGATGTGTGGGATGGTGGGAGTGAGAGATGCTTTCTACTCCAAAACCAAGCGCTTCTGCAGTGTATCCTGTTCAAGAAGTTACTCATCCAACTCTAAAAAAGCCAGCATACTGGCCAGACTGCAG GGTAAACCACCAACGAAAAAGGCTAAAGTATTACAGAAGCAGCCTCTCATGGCGAAGTTGGCTGCCTATGCCCAGTACCAAGCCAACCAACagaatcaagtcaaatcaaaaaCAG TGATTCCTGTGAAAGGCTTTGATTGGGGACGCTACATAGGCACCGGCGACATTAACGGGGCACCTGTCAGCTGTTTCAAACAC GTTCCCATGGGAACTTCCTGGGGTGACCTTGCAGAAGGGGTGAGAGTAGAGGTGCCCAATACAGACAGCAGCCTGCCAATGAAGGTGTACTGGATAGCAGGAGTTATAAAATTAGCAG GCTTTAAGGCACTGCTACGGTACGAGGGGTTTGATGGTGACTCTGGCAGGGATTTCTGGTGTAACATTTGTGTCCCTGACATCCACCCGGTGGGGTGGTGTGCAGCAGGAGGAAAGCCCCTGGTTCCTCCCAAGT CCATTCAGCACAAGTGCACCAACTGGAAAGCGTTTCTTGTGAAATGCCTAACAGGAGCAAAGACTCTACCTATTGATTTCTCCACCAAG GTGCAGCAGAGCATGCAGTTCCCCTTTAAGAAGCTGATGCGTGTGGAGGTGGTGGATAAGACTCACCTGTGCCGGACGCGGGTGGCCCTGGTAGAGCAGGTGATCGGAGGTCGGCTTCGGCTCGTCTACGAGGAGTGCGAGGACGGCTCTGACGACTTCTGGTGCCACATGTACAGCCCACTGATACACAGCATCGGCTGGTCCCGCGGCATTGGACACCGCTTCAAGAGATCTG ATGTTTCAAAGAAACTTGATGGCCAAGTAGATGCCCCAGGACAGCTTTTTGCGAAG GTGAAGGATGTTGACCAGAGTGGGGAGTGGTTTAAAGATGGCATGAAGCTGGAGGCTATTGACCCTCTGAATCTATCAGCTATTTGTGTTGCTACTGTCAGAAAG GTCTTGGCGGATGGATACCTCATGATTGGAATTGATGGTTCCGAGGCGGCTGATGGTTCTGACTGGTTCTGCTAtcactccacctctccctctatctttcctgCTGGATTCTGTGAAATCAACACAATTGAACTCACCCCTCCACGTG GGTACACAAAACTCCCATTCAGATGGTTTGACTACCTCAGGGAAACGGGTTCAGTGGCAGCTCCGGTGAAGCTCTTTAACAAG GAAGTTCCTAACCATGGGTTCCGCCCTGGCATGAAGCTGGAGGCTGTGGACCTGATGGAGCCCCGGCTGGTGTGTGTTGCCACAGTAACACGTATTGTACATAGACTGCTGCGCATCCATTTTGACGGCTGGGAGGACGAGTATGATCAGTGGGTGGACTGTGAATCACCTGACCTCTACCCTGTGGGCTGGTGTCAGCTGACTGGCTACCAGCTACAGCCACCAGCTGTGCTCG CCTCTAGAGAGCTCCCTCCGAGTGTGACAAAGCAGAAGAAGAAATCCCAGCAGTACAAAGGCCAAAAGAAAA GGCAAAGCTGCACTCGCCACGGCTCGTCACGATTCTTGCTCTGCGGGCATCTCTATTCACACCAACACAGAGCATTGAAACCAAGTCAAAACTCTCCTACACCAGATTAA
- the LOC135553981 gene encoding MBT domain-containing protein 1-like isoform X1 translates to MENARDTAERTVRSERKRRDSFGMFDGYDSCSEDSSSSSSSEDSDEEVPSLPASLPIIKTNGQVYTYPDGKAGMATCEMCGMVGVRDAFYSKTKRFCSVSCSRSYSSNSKKASILARLQGKPPTKKAKVLQKQPLMAKLAAYAQYQANQQNQVKSKTVIPVKGFDWGRYIGTGDINGAPVSCFKHVPMGTSWGDLAEGVRVEVPNTDSSLPMKVYWIAGVIKLAGFKALLRYEGFDGDSGRDFWCNICVPDIHPVGWCAAGGKPLVPPKSIQHKCTNWKAFLVKCLTGAKTLPIDFSTKVQQSMQFPFKKLMRVEVVDKTHLCRTRVALVEQVIGGRLRLVYEECEDGSDDFWCHMYSPLIHSIGWSRGIGHRFKRSDVSKKLDGQVDAPGQLFAKVKDVDQSGEWFKDGMKLEAIDPLNLSAICVATVRKVLADGYLMIGIDGSEAADGSDWFCYHSTSPSIFPAGFCEINTIELTPPRGYTKLPFRWFDYLRETGSVAAPVKLFNKEVPNHGFRPGMKLEAVDLMEPRLVCVATVTRIVHRLLRIHFDGWEDEYDQWVDCESPDLYPVGWCQLTGYQLQPPAVLASRELPPSVTKQKKKSQQYKGQKKKRKIPIGKRPVSLSGVVLSGVPQRNLSRDENMTPPDYPSPPTPASASGTAQPPSAAQEVSPNGKPGVMLQLKEEVQEADEFTFPQGTASDLESNGSGGSYYIKQET, encoded by the exons ATGGAAAACGCAAGAGATACG GCTGAACGGACTGTTCGTTCAGAAAGGAAGAGGCGGGACTCGTTTGGGATGTTCGATGGCTATGACAGCTGCAGTGAGGATTCCAGCAGTAGCTCGAGCTCAGAGGACAGTGATGAAGaggttccctccctccctgccagcCTGCCCATCATCAAGACCAATGGCCAGGTCTACACCTACCCCGATGGGAAGGCAGGAATGG CCACCTGTGAGATGTGTGGGATGGTGGGAGTGAGAGATGCTTTCTACTCCAAAACCAAGCGCTTCTGCAGTGTATCCTGTTCAAGAAGTTACTCATCCAACTCTAAAAAAGCCAGCATACTGGCCAGACTGCAG GGTAAACCACCAACGAAAAAGGCTAAAGTATTACAGAAGCAGCCTCTCATGGCGAAGTTGGCTGCCTATGCCCAGTACCAAGCCAACCAACagaatcaagtcaaatcaaaaaCAG TGATTCCTGTGAAAGGCTTTGATTGGGGACGCTACATAGGCACCGGCGACATTAACGGGGCACCTGTCAGCTGTTTCAAACAC GTTCCCATGGGAACTTCCTGGGGTGACCTTGCAGAAGGGGTGAGAGTAGAGGTGCCCAATACAGACAGCAGCCTGCCAATGAAGGTGTACTGGATAGCAGGAGTTATAAAATTAGCAG GCTTTAAGGCACTGCTACGGTACGAGGGGTTTGATGGTGACTCTGGCAGGGATTTCTGGTGTAACATTTGTGTCCCTGACATCCACCCGGTGGGGTGGTGTGCAGCAGGAGGAAAGCCCCTGGTTCCTCCCAAGT CCATTCAGCACAAGTGCACCAACTGGAAAGCGTTTCTTGTGAAATGCCTAACAGGAGCAAAGACTCTACCTATTGATTTCTCCACCAAG GTGCAGCAGAGCATGCAGTTCCCCTTTAAGAAGCTGATGCGTGTGGAGGTGGTGGATAAGACTCACCTGTGCCGGACGCGGGTGGCCCTGGTAGAGCAGGTGATCGGAGGTCGGCTTCGGCTCGTCTACGAGGAGTGCGAGGACGGCTCTGACGACTTCTGGTGCCACATGTACAGCCCACTGATACACAGCATCGGCTGGTCCCGCGGCATTGGACACCGCTTCAAGAGATCTG ATGTTTCAAAGAAACTTGATGGCCAAGTAGATGCCCCAGGACAGCTTTTTGCGAAG GTGAAGGATGTTGACCAGAGTGGGGAGTGGTTTAAAGATGGCATGAAGCTGGAGGCTATTGACCCTCTGAATCTATCAGCTATTTGTGTTGCTACTGTCAGAAAG GTCTTGGCGGATGGATACCTCATGATTGGAATTGATGGTTCCGAGGCGGCTGATGGTTCTGACTGGTTCTGCTAtcactccacctctccctctatctttcctgCTGGATTCTGTGAAATCAACACAATTGAACTCACCCCTCCACGTG GGTACACAAAACTCCCATTCAGATGGTTTGACTACCTCAGGGAAACGGGTTCAGTGGCAGCTCCGGTGAAGCTCTTTAACAAG GAAGTTCCTAACCATGGGTTCCGCCCTGGCATGAAGCTGGAGGCTGTGGACCTGATGGAGCCCCGGCTGGTGTGTGTTGCCACAGTAACACGTATTGTACATAGACTGCTGCGCATCCATTTTGACGGCTGGGAGGACGAGTATGATCAGTGGGTGGACTGTGAATCACCTGACCTCTACCCTGTGGGCTGGTGTCAGCTGACTGGCTACCAGCTACAGCCACCAGCTGTGCTCG CCTCTAGAGAGCTCCCTCCGAGTGTGACAAAGCAGAAGAAGAAATCCCAGCAGTACAAAGGCCAAAAGAAAA AGAGGAAGATCCCCattggtaagagaccagtgagtTTGTCGGGGGTGGTATTGAGTGGAGTGCCCCAGAGGAACCTATCTCGAGACGAGAACATGACCCCGCCAGACTACCCATCTCCTCCCACGCCAGCATCTGCCTCTGGGACTGCACAGCCTCCCTCGGCAGCCCAGGAAGTCAGCCCCAATGGAAAGCCAG GGGTGATGCTGCAGCTGAAGGAGGAGGTTCAGGAGGCAGACGAGTTCACCTTCCCGCAGGGCACAGCCTCCGACCTGGAGAGCAATGGCTCCGGCGGCAGCTACTACATCAAGCAGGAGACCTGA